A single genomic interval of Notolabrus celidotus isolate fNotCel1 chromosome 13, fNotCel1.pri, whole genome shotgun sequence harbors:
- the LOC117823629 gene encoding cytosolic 5'-nucleotidase 1A-like, with protein sequence MSEMNPNECAPAADSAEKADGAAEWDPFRIAVSSRTLFNMDEERKIYEKEGLDKYVAHQVKHESEPLQPGAAFPLVKALMTVNARLKKLYPDSKEPFDIVLMTNNHDQVDLRITNSIDHYHLTIDRLDMTGGQSLIGYLKAYMTNLYLSKDSEKAKEAIEEGIAAATVFIPETETELCDTQLRVAFDGDAVLFSDEAEIIMKTEGLDSFIKHETMKKNISLPEGPLKCFLEALCKLQRKFYENNERMNCPIRTFLVTSRGAAGSGARALNTLRSWDLEIDELCLLAGAPKGPLLQKIKPHIFFDDQMSHVEGATKLGIIAAHVPYGIGQKYHKGKLIEKPEKKK encoded by the exons ATGAGTGAAATGAATCCAAACGAGTGTGCTCCAGCTGCAGACAGTGCGGAGAAAGCGGACGGGGCTGCGGAATGG GATCCTTTCCGCATCGCCGTCTCCTCTCGCACCCTCttcaacatggatgaagagaggaagatCTATGAGAAAGAAGGACTGGATAAGTATGTGGCTCATCAGGTGAAGCATGAGAGCGAGCCCCTGCAGCCTGGAGCAGCTTTTCCCTTGGTGAAG GCTCTGATGACCGTCAACGCTCGACTAAAGAAGCTCTACCCGGACAGTAAGGAGCCCTTTGACATCGTCTTAATGACAAACAACCATGACCAGGTCGATTTGCGCATCACAAACAGCATCGACCACTACC ATCTGACCATCGACAGATTAGATATGACCGGAGGTCAGAGCCTCATCGGATACCTGAAGGCCTACATGACTAATCTGTACCTCTCCAAGGACTCAGAGAAAGCTAAAGAGGCCATAGAGGAAG GCATCGCTGCAGCCACCGTGTTTATACCGGAGACGGAGACAGAGTTGTGCGACACTCAGCTGAGGGTGGCATTTGATGGCGATGCCGTCCTCTTCTCAGACGAGGCTGAGATCATCATGAAGACAGAAGGCCTGGACAGCTTCATCAAGCATGAGACaatgaaaaagaacatttctctCCCTGAG GGTCCCTTAAAGTGTTTCCTGGAGGCTCTTTGCAAGCTCCAGAGGAAGTTCTACGAAAACAACGAGCGCATGAACTGTCCCATCCGAACCTTCCTTGTCACGTCCCGCGGCGCTGCCGGCTCCGGGGCCAGAGCCCTGAACACTCTCCGCAGCTGGGATCTGGAGATTGACGAGCTCTGCTTATTGGCCGGAGCTCCTAAAGGACCACTGCTGCAAAAAATCAAACCTCACATCTTCTTTGACGACCAAATGTCTCACGTTGAGGGGGCTACGAAACTGGGGATCATTGCTGCACACGTCCCCTATGGGATTGGACAGAAGTACCACAAAGGGAAACTCATTGAGaagccagaaaaaaagaaataa